The following coding sequences are from one Manduca sexta isolate Smith_Timp_Sample1 chromosome 7, JHU_Msex_v1.0, whole genome shotgun sequence window:
- the LOC119193808 gene encoding uncharacterized protein LOC119193808, with the protein MLKSKEWQNITNKLNELMGRNRTNGEIKLAWKRMKLAAKANLSLHRREQSQTGSGKKPPSPSPEDLAAMSIAPHDFAIDVNNYDSDAVITTTLDSVAGTSSATDLVILTVDDIESNNKEKSGANKSIRLL; encoded by the exons ATGTTGAAATCTAAAGAATggcaaaatataacaaataa ACTGAACGAACTTATGGGAAGAAATCGAACTAATGGAGAGATCAAATTGGCTTGGAAGCGGATGAAATTGGCAGCCAAAGCCAACTTATCTCTCCACAGAAGAGAACAATCTCAGACGGGAAGTGGCAAAAAACCCCCGTCACCTTCTCCAGAGGACTTGGCAGCCATGTCTATTGCTCCTCATGATTTTGCTATAGATGTGAATAATTATGATAGTGATGCTGTg aTTACAACCACACTTGATTCAGTTGCAGGCACTAGCTCTGCCACTGATCTAGTTATATTAACTGTTGATGATATAGAATCAAATAACAAGGAAAAATCAG GAGCGAACAAGTCCATCAGgctattataa
- the LOC119193825 gene encoding uncharacterized protein LOC119193825, whose translation MHSVLCSAHFKSDDYFGQSKYTSYEPKAKFLKKTAVPSIFSFTKTKLETTLAKQRQERLEKRCRKKLMLEEPTCSKDYCEISTKNNEIFLSTDIAYSNEVELKSKNEEISLPLAECVFYSKGTQVDNEHMFGIINRYKNDDRAIQFYTGFESYRKFYFVYSTLSPVADKINYYGSKVLSLSTEDQLFLTLIKLRQNKCIFELSRFFNISTTTASNIFITWVNFIYQLWSKINIWPDKDLVQYYMPDNFKKYNRNVRVILDGTEIQVQKPKHPTGALFSIPHVILTVRNKHVTQRIMFSTIEIWLTEYHSTHISRR comes from the exons ATGCACTCCGTATTGTGTTCAGCTCATTTTAAATCAGATGATTACTTTGGCCAAAGTAAATATACCA GTTATGAGCCTAAAGctaaatttttaaagaaaactgCTGTGCCTTCAATCTTCTCTTtcactaaaacaaaattagaGACAACACTCGCAAAACAGCGTCAAGAACGTTTAGAAAAAAGGTGTCGGAAGAAATTAATGCTTGAAGAACCTACTTGCTCTAAAGATTATTGTGAAATATCCacgaaaaataatgaaatatttctatCCACAGACATAGCATATAGTAATGAAGTGGAGTTAAAATCAAAGAATGAGGAGATATCTTTACCATTAGCtgaatgtgtattttattcaaaGGGAACACAAGTTGATAATGAACACATGTTTGGGATAAtcaatagatataaaaatgatgACAGGGCAATTCAATTTTACACTGGATTTGAATCATATAGGAAGTTCTATTTTGTGTATTCTACTTTAAGTCCAGTAgctgacaaaataaattattatggaaGCAAAGTCCTTAGTCTCAGTACAGAAgaccaattatttttaacattaattaaactaagacaaaataaatgtatatttgaattaagtagattttttaatataagtaccaCAACAGCATCAAATATCTTTATAACATgggttaattttatatatcaactTTGGTCAAAAATCAATATATGGCCAGATAAGGATCTGGTACAATATTATATGCCagacaattttaaaaagtacaataGAAATGTGAGGGTAATTCTAGATGGCACTGAAATTCAAGTTCAGAAACCCAAACATcctactggggccttattctctatcccgcacgttattttgacagtgcgtaacaagcacgtaacacaacgcatcatgtttagtactatagaaatttggcttacagaataccattccacgcacatttctcgaagataa